One genomic window of Dunckerocampus dactyliophorus isolate RoL2022-P2 chromosome 7, RoL_Ddac_1.1, whole genome shotgun sequence includes the following:
- the wu:fe05a04 gene encoding zinc finger protein 878 isoform X1, with translation MSVEYTIDIQLTELGFPIIHQPPESLAASRPNSLPSCHSPNLTSNPHKENLLVVDQPSKELDKGAEVSPCPSESGQEARGTSSHLPLLMPHQEAVPNNEDQSQAPQQNVEGSDSDDSNVSVVVDEEDDDEEEEEEGLDDESANSGDFVCSVCGLHLPSDFKLQDHMNLHTGVRPYCCAECGKRFSQIHNYRAHLRTHAQTKVENPHCRICLRSFLTAKALKDHLARSHWQNEFYECDLCKRVFTCLSDCQNHVELHRSPPDVICDKCGRHFNTPKSLKHHLMKSCYTVFKCTDCTKTFKKKDALLKHSFSHLGLLPYTCVRCRRHFRLAKLYRHHKCEPGRVHCVACLREFGSQEEFEQHKKDTGCWGKQEDIGDTIRCLECGLRFATSEELKKHAGAHQRVLKCAECGKGFRSALLLMSHMGGHAGNSPCLCKSCGLGFPHQHTYDSHLKTCGQSPQPANPVDAPKKHGARKNSSLKRKLDTTPTGDTDVLTPAIPAQAVTEPTEVVNNPAASVTDSAVSELGTADVPPSGSDPSDGCWKLTLDKIPPPGVDLVLFVPVAPDGPQFQSPADPQKIVWTRVEDAACQPLDLSKKKSGPILCNPTQSDVPPPVVKSEPVEFEISEEAERQELVNPAVVDHSYCALESDIKKEPPPSDWQAERN, from the exons ATGTCCGTAGAGTACACCATTGATATCCAGCTGACAGAATTGGGGTTTCCCATCATCCATCAGCCCCCGGAGAGCCTCGCGGCATCACGTCCGAACTCCTTGCCATCTTGCCACTCGCCCAATTTGACCTCAAACCCACACAAAGAAAATCTCCTGGTCGTAGACCAGCCGTCGAAGGAGCTTGATAAAGGCGCAGAGGTGTCGCCATGTCCTTCAGAGAGTGGACAGGAGGCAAGAGGCACCAGCAGCCACTTGCCGCTGTTGATGCCCCACCAGGAAGCTGTCCCAAACAATGAAGACCAATCACAAGCTCCCCAACAGAATGTGGAGGGGAGTGACTCCGATGACAGTAATGTGTCGGTGGTTGTTGACGAAGAGGACgacgacgaggaggaggaggaggaaggcctTGACGATG AGTCAGCTAACTCCGGCGACTTTGTCTGTAGTGTCTGTGGTCTCCATCTGCCCTCCGACTTCAAACTCCAAGACCACATGAACCTGCACACGGGAGTGCGTCCGTACTGCTGCGCTGAATGTGGCAAGCGCTTCTCGCAGATCCACAATTACCGTGCCCACCTGCGCACGCATGCCCAGACCAAAGTGGAAAATCCACATTGCCGCATCTGCCTCAGATCTTTTTTAACGGCCAAAGCTTTGAAAGATCACTTGGCCAGATCCCACTGGCAGAATGAGTTCTACGAGTGTGACTTATGCAAACGTGTCTTCACCTGCCTCTCGGACTGTCAAAATCACGTAGAGTTGCACAGGTCCCCGCCGGATGTCATCTGTGACAAATGTGGCCGCCACTTCAACACTCCAAAATCCCTCAAGCACCATTTGATGAAGTCCTGTTACACTGTCTTTAAATGCACCGACTGTACAAAGACCTTCAAAAAGAAAGACGCGCTCCTCAAACATAGCTTCTCCCATCTCGGCTTGTTGCCATACACTTGCGTACGATGCCGCCGCCACTTCCGCTTAGCGAAGCTTTACCGCCATCACAAGTGTGAACCTGGACGTGTCCACTGTGTGGCCTGCCTGAGAGAGTTTGGCAGTCAGGAGGAGTTTGAGCAGCACAAGAAGGACACTGGGTGCTGGGGCAAACAGGAGGACATCGGTGACACAATCCGCTGCTTGGAATGCGGCCTCCGCTTTGCCACCAGTGAAGAGCTGAAGAAACACGCCGGGGCTCACCAGAGAGTCCTCAAATGTGCCGAGTGTGGGAAGGGGTTCCGCTCTGCCTTGTTGCTCATGTCCCACATGGGCGGCCATGCCGGCAATTCTCCCTGTCTTTGTAAGAGCTGTGGACTGGGCTTCCCTCATCAGCACACCTACGACAGCCACCTGAAGACATGTGGGCAATCACCTCAGCCTGCCAACCCTGTG GACGCTCCCAAGAAACACGGAGCCCGAAAGAATTCTTCCTTGAAAAGGAAGCTGGATACGACTCCCACAGGTGACACTGATGTCCTAACTCCAGCAATCCCAGCACAAGCAGTCACCGAGCCTACTGAGGTAGTCAATAACCCTGCTGCGTCTGTCACAGACTCTGCTGTTTCAGAGCTTGGGACAGCAGACGTTCCCCCCTCTGGCTCGGATCCATCAGATGGCTGTTGGAAGCTCACCCTGGACAAAATACCTCCGCCTGGTGTTGATCTCGTCCTGTTTGTCCCCGTCGCCCCAGACGGCCCGCAGTTCCAAAGCCCAGCAGATCCTCAAAAGATTGTTTGGACAAGAGTTGAAGATGCAGCATGTCAACCTCTggatttgtccaaaaaaaaatccgGCCCAATTCTATGTAATCCAACACAGAGTGACGTTCCGCCCCCTGTGGTTAAAAGTGAACCAGTGGAGTTTGAAATCTCTGAAGAGGCGGAGAGACAAGAATTAGTTAACCCCGCTGTAGTGGATCATTCGTACTGCGCACTAGAAAGTGACATTAAGAAAGAGCCTCCTCCTTCTGACTGGCAAGCTGAGAGAAACTAA
- the si:dkey-34d22.1 gene encoding discoidin, CUB and LCCL domain-containing protein 1: MLTKCENIRDAVKSLFVGYWVILNVCSVGVHGQEGNGCGHTLLGTESGTLASQNYPGTYPSNTWCKWKLRVPEGRTLRLLFGDFDIEGSSGCSNGSLIIADKTGIPHLGPVCGRLNVSQKNMTLPSNEVTITFKTRSHRSGRGFLLSYATDQFPDIISCLQRGSHFSSPQLSVYCPAGCKNVAGDVWGGPDHGYRDTSVLCKSAVHAGATSDSLGGHVSVTRERSLTLYESTFSNGILSKMGSLSEKKLVFTQECKNILAVYALNASSFWEKDSQEHKMSWSVRNLDSGQEVLFWSAGGSDAHPWVELGLTDRSTITGVITTGSSENHIESYILHYSKDRQNWKVYKDAVSKEKRVFQAYADGHLRVLNSLFPPTLARFIRLKPQSWHGRASAQLQILGCPVKVTPRSRSPEESPFSKEKMVTPNTPPTSSEGPVLVETRQRASQAVIIAVGVVLGLIMCFSCLLAGVWWKRRKKSSQMKHCVPAGCQSLQVKSLPSSPSELISYPLERNIHDDLPSPPLNDYAQPLKVGSTFRPPSDEGYTVPFTFNHYDAPVNLPEYAQPLPPEPEYATPFSEQECAGATHSNTRGPPMLASTTSEGTYACPSHRMLDNGYCTPAFHVDVPQPATIGIYAEPKSCDSLLLRHTYQQPL, translated from the exons GTAATGGCTGTGGACATACACTGCTGGGAACAGAATCAGGCACCTTGGCCTCTCAGAACTACCCAGGCACTTACCCTAGTAACACTTGGTGCAAGTGGAAGCTCCGTGTGCCAGAAGGGCGTACACTGCGACTCCTCTTTGGGGATTTTGACATTGAGGGTAGTAGCGGCTGCAGCAATGGCTCTCTCATCATCGCAGATAAAACCGGAATACCCCACTTGG GTCCAGTGTGTGGAAGGCTTAATGTGTCACAAAAGAATATGACACTTCCTAGCAATGAAGTGACAATAACCTTCAAGACGAGGTCACATCGGTCTGGAAGAGGGTTCCTACTGTCTTACGCCACAGACCAGTTTCCAG ATATCATCTCTTGTTTACAACGGGGGTCTCATTTTAGTTCGCCACAGTTGAG tgtttaCTGTCCAGCTGGATGTAAGAATGTGGCAGGTGATGTTTGGGGAGGTCCTGATCACGGCTATAGAGAT ACGTCAGTCCTGTGTAAGTCTGCTGTGCACGCCGGAGCTACATCTGATAGTCTTGGAGGTCATGTGAGCGTGACCCGCGAGAGGAGCCTCACGCTCTACGAATCCACTTTTTCGAATGGAATCCTCTCGAAAAT GGGGTCATTATCAGAAAAGAAGCTGGTGTTCACCCAAG AATGTAAAAACATCCTGGCGGTGTACGCTTTAAACGCCTCATCTTTTTGGGAGAAAGACAGCCAAGAGCACAAAATGTCCTGGTCTGTTAGGAACTTGGATTCCGGACAAGAGGTGCTGTTCTGGAGTGCAGGAGGGAGTGATGCACACCCCTGGGTGGAGCTGGGGCTCACTGATAGAAGCACTATCACAG GAGTAATCACAACTGGCTCTAGTGAGAACCACATAGAATCCTACATCCTCCATTACAGCAAAGACAGACAGAACTGGAAGGTTTACAAAGACGCTGTCAGCAAAGAAAAAAGG GTGTTTCAGGCCTATGCAGACGGCCACCTCAGGGTGCTCAACAGCCTATTTCCTCCCACCTTGGCTCGCTTTATTCGGCTGAAGCCACAGAGTTGGCACGGCCGGGCTTCGGCTCAGCTCCAGATCCTGGGCTGCCCTGTCAAGGTTACACCAAGGTCTCGCTCCCCTGAAG AATCGCCCTTTAGCAAAGAGAAGATGGTGACTCCAAACACGCCTCCAACTTCATCAGAAGGACCAGTTTTAGTGGAGACAAGACAGA GAGCCAGTCAAGCAGTCATCATCGCAGTGGGAGTGGTCCTGGGACTGATCATGTGCTTCAGTTGTTTATTGGCTGGAGTCTGGTGGAAGAGAAG GAAAAAGTCCTCCCAAATGAAGCACTGTGTGCCAGCAG GTTGCCAGAGTTTACAGGTTAAGAGTCTCCCCAGCTCTCCATCAGAGCTCATCTCGTACCCACTGGAGAGAAATATCCATGACGACCTACCAAGCCCCCCTCTCAATG ACTATGCCCAGCCATTGAAGGTGGGCTCTACATTTCGCCCCCCATCAGACGAGGGTTACACCGTTCCCTTCACATTCAACCATTACGACGCTCCGGTCAACCTTCCAGAGTACGCGCAGCCCCTTCCACCGGAGCCGGAATACGCCACCCCATTCAGTGAGCAGGAGTGTGCGGGAGccacacacagcaacacacgagGGCCTCCCATGTTGGCATCTACTACCAGCGAGGGGACGTACGCCTGCCCCTCCCACAGGATGCTCGACAACGGCTACTGCACCCCTGCCTTTCATGTGGATGTGCCACAACCTGCTACCATTGGCATATACGCCGAGCCCAAGTCATGTGACTCTTTACTGCTAAGGCATACCTATCAGCAGCCTTTGTGA
- the wu:fe05a04 gene encoding zinc finger protein 878 isoform X2 yields MSVEYTIDIQLTELGFPIIHQPPESLAASRPNSLPSCHSPNLTSNPHKENLLVVDQPSKELDKGAEVSPCPSESGQEARGTSSHLPLLMPHQEAVPNNEDQSQAPQQNVEGSDSDDSNVSVVVDEEDDDEEEEEEGLDDESANSGDFVCSVCGLHLPSDFKLQDHMNLHTGVRPYCCAECGKRFSQIHNYRAHLRTHAQTKVENPHCRICLRSFLTAKALKDHLARSHWQNEFYECDLCKRVFTCLSDCQNHVELHRSPPDVICDKCGRHFNTPKSLKHHLMKSCYTVFKCTDCTKTFKKKDALLKHSFSHLGLLPYTCVRCRRHFRLAKLYRHHKCEPGRVHCVACLREFGSQEEFEQHKKDTGCWGKQEDIGDTIRCLECGLRFATSEELKKHAGAHQRVLKCAECGKGFRSALLLMSHMGGHAGNSPCLCKSCGLGFPHQHTYDSHLKTCGQSPQPANPVDAPKKHGARKNSSLKRKLDTTPTDSAVSELGTADVPPSGSDPSDGCWKLTLDKIPPPGVDLVLFVPVAPDGPQFQSPADPQKIVWTRVEDAACQPLDLSKKKSGPILCNPTQSDVPPPVVKSEPVEFEISEEAERQELVNPAVVDHSYCALESDIKKEPPPSDWQAERN; encoded by the exons ATGTCCGTAGAGTACACCATTGATATCCAGCTGACAGAATTGGGGTTTCCCATCATCCATCAGCCCCCGGAGAGCCTCGCGGCATCACGTCCGAACTCCTTGCCATCTTGCCACTCGCCCAATTTGACCTCAAACCCACACAAAGAAAATCTCCTGGTCGTAGACCAGCCGTCGAAGGAGCTTGATAAAGGCGCAGAGGTGTCGCCATGTCCTTCAGAGAGTGGACAGGAGGCAAGAGGCACCAGCAGCCACTTGCCGCTGTTGATGCCCCACCAGGAAGCTGTCCCAAACAATGAAGACCAATCACAAGCTCCCCAACAGAATGTGGAGGGGAGTGACTCCGATGACAGTAATGTGTCGGTGGTTGTTGACGAAGAGGACgacgacgaggaggaggaggaggaaggcctTGACGATG AGTCAGCTAACTCCGGCGACTTTGTCTGTAGTGTCTGTGGTCTCCATCTGCCCTCCGACTTCAAACTCCAAGACCACATGAACCTGCACACGGGAGTGCGTCCGTACTGCTGCGCTGAATGTGGCAAGCGCTTCTCGCAGATCCACAATTACCGTGCCCACCTGCGCACGCATGCCCAGACCAAAGTGGAAAATCCACATTGCCGCATCTGCCTCAGATCTTTTTTAACGGCCAAAGCTTTGAAAGATCACTTGGCCAGATCCCACTGGCAGAATGAGTTCTACGAGTGTGACTTATGCAAACGTGTCTTCACCTGCCTCTCGGACTGTCAAAATCACGTAGAGTTGCACAGGTCCCCGCCGGATGTCATCTGTGACAAATGTGGCCGCCACTTCAACACTCCAAAATCCCTCAAGCACCATTTGATGAAGTCCTGTTACACTGTCTTTAAATGCACCGACTGTACAAAGACCTTCAAAAAGAAAGACGCGCTCCTCAAACATAGCTTCTCCCATCTCGGCTTGTTGCCATACACTTGCGTACGATGCCGCCGCCACTTCCGCTTAGCGAAGCTTTACCGCCATCACAAGTGTGAACCTGGACGTGTCCACTGTGTGGCCTGCCTGAGAGAGTTTGGCAGTCAGGAGGAGTTTGAGCAGCACAAGAAGGACACTGGGTGCTGGGGCAAACAGGAGGACATCGGTGACACAATCCGCTGCTTGGAATGCGGCCTCCGCTTTGCCACCAGTGAAGAGCTGAAGAAACACGCCGGGGCTCACCAGAGAGTCCTCAAATGTGCCGAGTGTGGGAAGGGGTTCCGCTCTGCCTTGTTGCTCATGTCCCACATGGGCGGCCATGCCGGCAATTCTCCCTGTCTTTGTAAGAGCTGTGGACTGGGCTTCCCTCATCAGCACACCTACGACAGCCACCTGAAGACATGTGGGCAATCACCTCAGCCTGCCAACCCTGTG GACGCTCCCAAGAAACACGGAGCCCGAAAGAATTCTTCCTTGAAAAGGAAGCTGGATACGACTCCCACAG ACTCTGCTGTTTCAGAGCTTGGGACAGCAGACGTTCCCCCCTCTGGCTCGGATCCATCAGATGGCTGTTGGAAGCTCACCCTGGACAAAATACCTCCGCCTGGTGTTGATCTCGTCCTGTTTGTCCCCGTCGCCCCAGACGGCCCGCAGTTCCAAAGCCCAGCAGATCCTCAAAAGATTGTTTGGACAAGAGTTGAAGATGCAGCATGTCAACCTCTggatttgtccaaaaaaaaatccgGCCCAATTCTATGTAATCCAACACAGAGTGACGTTCCGCCCCCTGTGGTTAAAAGTGAACCAGTGGAGTTTGAAATCTCTGAAGAGGCGGAGAGACAAGAATTAGTTAACCCCGCTGTAGTGGATCATTCGTACTGCGCACTAGAAAGTGACATTAAGAAAGAGCCTCCTCCTTCTGACTGGCAAGCTGAGAGAAACTAA
- the si:ch211-79k12.2 gene encoding zinc finger protein 16, with the protein MDKDKSSDIPDHSSWMEMHPFIGEIITSTSKEQLDVASVWSMLGGEASLEALQLARPVQDRTEAAQRKSKARDDVRHVCTCPGCPFSSTLEPLKHTQALPGSEVACHPKDSSSITPMTSPDGTTEPSSPSTSDSRHNPDTPPSRQSSLGHISSIFPCLCCHHSLQSCSQLLSQHASRDSTFSHTHHHFHHHHCPISTCLSRPQLGQSHSQQLSAATPFPCLASLHRQLQEERGRPLTTLTSHPCMHCPASFSKPSQLLQHQRSEHAHKPCGFLCMQCGRTFNSHSNLRIHLNVHTGARPYTCSECGKGFSQSGALKIHRRIHTGERPYTCGFCGRGFPHLAGFRAHQRTHTGEKPYRCSQCGKCFTQSGALKIHTRIHTGERPFICTICGKAFSNRSGIRFHNTTVHGLPPEQLGQDRARGRPPASLHTPNSPDSNTALLTATPSSLTLLAGSKSPSDGENPDRNRDGLMYACEDCGLRFKDAPSRNRHQSQVHYSSEGRVEEGVPKEGSINAGIAHDSGEKVRVTIV; encoded by the exons atggacaaagacaagAGTAGCGACATT CCTGATCACAGCTCTTGGATGGAGATGCATCCGTTCATTGGTGAGATAATCACATCTACCTCCAAGGAGCAGCTTGATGTGGCCAGTGTGTGGAGCATGTTAGGAGGCGAGGCGTCACTGGAAGCGCTCCAGCTCGCTCGACCAGTGCAGGACAGGACGGAAGCAGCACAGAGGAAAAGCAAGGCCAGAGACG ATGTGCGTCATGTCTGCACCTGCCCAGGCTGCCCTTTCTCTTCTACTTTAGAGCCTTTGaagcacacacaagcactgcCAGGCTCGGAAGTAGCTTGTCATCCCAAAGACAGCAGCTCTATCACTCCAATGACTTCACCTGATGGCACCACTGAACCAAGCAGCCCCAGCACATCCGACAGCAGGCACAACCCTGACACTCCTCCATCCAGGCAGTCCTCCTTGGGTCACATCTCCTCCATATTTCCTTGCCTGTGTTGCCACCACAGCCTGCAAAGCTGCAGTCAGCTGCTGAGCCAACACGCCAGCAGGGACTCTACATTTTCCCACACTCATCACCACTTTCACCACCATCACTGTCCCATCAGCACCTGTCTGTCCCGCCCCCAGCTCGGCCAGTCTCATTCCCAGCAGCTCTCTGCCGCCACTCCTTTCCCCTGCTTGGCGTCCTTGCATCGACAGCTTCAGGAGGAGCGAGGTCGCCCGCTGACGACCCTCACGTCACATCCCTGCATGCACTGCCCCGCGTCCTTCTCCAAACCGTCCCAGTTGCTGCAACACCAGCGCTCCGAACACGCCCACAAGCCCTGCGGCTTTCTGTGCATGCAGTGCGGGAGGACCTTCAACTCGCACAGCAACCTCCGCATCCACCTCAACGTGCACACCGGTGCCCGGCCGTACACTTGCTCTGAATGTGGCAAAGGGTTCAGCCAATCCGGCGCGCTCAAGATCCACAGGCGCATTCACACCGGAGAAAGACCTTACACCTGTGGCTTCTGCGGCAGGGGGTTCCCACATCTAGCTGGCTTTCGAGCCCACCAGCGGACTCACACAGGGGAGAAGCCTTACCGCTGTAGCCAGTGTGGGAAGTGTTTCACCCAATCAGGAGCCCTCAAGATTCACACTCGCATCCACACAGGTGAGAGGCCCTTCATCTGTACCATCTGTGGAAAAGCTTTCTCCAATCGCTCCGGCATCCGCTTCCACAACACCACGGTCCACGGTCTCCCTCCGGAGCAGTTGGGACAGGATCGAGCAAGAGGACGCCCACCCGCGAGCCTACACACTCCCAACAGTCCTGATAGCAACACCGCATTGCTGACTGCCACGCCATCCAGCTTAACTCTGCTCGCTGGAAGCAAGTCCCCATCTGATGGCGAGAACCCAGACAGGAACCGAGACGGGCTGATGTACGCTTGTGAGGACTGTGGTCTGCGTTTTAAGGATGCTCCTTCCAGGAACCGACACCAGAGTCAGGTGCACTACTCCTCTGAGGGGAGAGTGGAAGAGGGAGTGCCTAAAGAAGGAAGCATAAATGCGGGAATCGCACATGACAGTGGAGAGAAAGTAAGAGTCACCATTGTTTAA